In Vibrio marisflavi CECT 7928, the following are encoded in one genomic region:
- the pspA gene encoding phage shock protein PspA yields the protein MGIFSRFADIVNSNISSLLDKAEDPEKMIRLIIQEMEDTLVEVRTNSVRAMADKKELERKLVSLEDHCNEWQNKATLALTKQRDDLARSALMEKQKLEDIIKDLKNEQIILEETIEKLTGEISKLESKITETRAKQQSLSIRTQTASNRRDVQKHLHTSRTHEAMAKFEQYSRKIDELEAEADLYANTGNSKSLDQEFAELQAQDEVEKELEKLRKQVSKNLKK from the coding sequence ATGGGTATCTTTTCTAGATTTGCTGACATAGTTAATTCCAACATCAGCTCTTTGCTCGATAAGGCGGAAGACCCCGAGAAAATGATTCGGCTCATTATCCAAGAAATGGAAGACACTTTAGTTGAAGTGAGAACGAATTCTGTTAGAGCTATGGCGGACAAGAAAGAGCTTGAGAGAAAATTAGTGTCACTCGAAGATCATTGTAATGAATGGCAAAATAAAGCGACTTTGGCGCTGACGAAACAACGCGATGACCTAGCTCGCTCAGCGTTAATGGAAAAACAAAAGCTTGAAGACATAATCAAAGATTTAAAAAATGAGCAGATCATCTTGGAAGAGACTATTGAAAAGCTAACGGGAGAAATCAGTAAACTAGAGAGTAAGATTACTGAAACTCGCGCAAAACAGCAGTCACTATCCATTCGAACTCAGACAGCTAGTAATAGGCGTGATGTACAAAAGCACCTACACACTAGCCGTACTCATGAAGCCATGGCCAAGTTTGAGCAATACTCTCGAAAAATCGATGAGCTAGAAGCTGAAGCTGATCTTTATGCGAATACAGGTAATAGTAAGTCACTCGATCAAGAGTTTGCCGAATTGCAAGCGCAAGATGAAGTGGAAAAAGAGTTAGAAAAGCTAAGAAAACAAGTTTCAAAAAACCTT